Within the Eucalyptus grandis isolate ANBG69807.140 chromosome 1, ASM1654582v1, whole genome shotgun sequence genome, the region AATTTGGAGTTCGTTGAAGACAAAGCAACTGCGAGCAGATGCAATTGGAGGTCGAAGGCTTCAAACAAGTAGCTGTTGTATCTATTGAAGGAAGTGATGGCGGAAGAAACAAGGATAGATGACGAAATTGAGGAAAGTAAGAGAGAAAAGCTATGGATTATGGGGAAATCATCTTCGGAAGAGGGTCTGTTAGGGCAAACTACCTTGACGGTAGACGGTGAAGCTCTACatgacgagagagagaaagcaaactaAATCCATATTGATTATGAATTTAGTTTGTTGATTTAGGAGGATGACAATTGGTATCCAATATTGCTATGAACCCTATTAAGAGTCTATGGGTATGCACATGCTAATTTAGAATATCCTTATGAGCCAAGTTATCGACTATATAGGTGGAGACTTATTTAAAGGGGAATTTTGATTGCCTTGTCACGAGGCATTATGCATGATAATGGTTAGATCTGAGCACAAGATTGATTAATAAAATGGAATATTAGCATGtgttttgatgagattgataAATGAGCTGGATCATTGATTTGTTTGGATATGATTTATTGAAATGAGTAATGtttatgttttaaatgtgcTTATTAATTGTTTAATCCACTTAGAAAAATGTATTACTTACTAGGCTCTAGTTGCTCATTCTTTTCATTTACTTGCTTTTCAGGTTTTTCAATGAGTTGCAAGTAAGTGGGTCGTGAGCATTATCTTGAGGACTTTTAGATAGTGAGAACTTTTGAGTATGGTTGTACATAGTTGTTAACTTATGAGTTAGCATTTTGATGGATTATGAATACTCTGATATCGTAACTAGGGTactttttattaaatatataaagagGTGTGTATTTCAATATTAGATTGAGTTTTGATTACATTAAGGCCGAATCCTCTGAGTGAAAGGACGACTTGTCATTGCCCCTATTCTTGTATGAGTTGGGGGTGTGACAATGGCGATGAGGCCACTTGGCCTTTCAAGCTCATATCGGGCATGAACCTCATCTAACATTCCAAGAGAGAGATAGAAGCAAAATATGTTAGCATAAATGTAATCCAATAATGCAGAAAACAATCAAAGAATcttaaattttcatgatttttcacaACGAATGGATGATAACATATCTTTATCCAGAGAACTAACTTTGAGAAATAGTTATtgcaaaaatagaagaaaatgaagaaatctaaTTTCTCTCCTTTAACCCACTTTGATCTTAAAGTATTTTATACGATGGATGATAGAATACAATATTGTGTTGTTTTGGGTGGAGAAAAGACCAAACTCTTTTAATGCAGATTATCAATTGATGCTTTCAATAAGTGCTTTCAATAGGTGTCTTCTATCAAAACATATTCTATCTTCATAAGAGTCACGCATTTTCATAAGCATTGCACATTCTCATAAAAATTACACCTTTTCATAAGAGTTGCATCTTCTCATtaccaatatttttttatagcattcaaattatattaaatcattaattaataaaaccatgTAAGCCGCAATCATTTTTACAGAATAAAGGGCATCTTACATTGGCGCCTTCTTAGGTActgattttttttcatcaagATTGCAACGAGGGGACTCGGTTTATCTCGAGTTTCATTATCTTCTAATAAAGGTCGGGTCCTATTAGAATAGTGTCCAATTGTAGCTTTGACCGGGTTGCTTATATTGCGTGGttggcttctttttctttgttttcaaagTCAATCAGGTCAAATCTATTGGTGgcaaaaatagcaaaaagtcataaatctattatattgatactaattcaatcatagaTCATTTAATTGATCCAATTGACTCCTAAATAttccatctaatcaatttttactGAAAATTACTTATGTTAATGCCAATCATCTTACGTAGCATGACTAGCATTAATATAAACACttctttttatatcttttctatatttttttatttttgaaacttcttttttttttcttttttgcctttcccctttctttttaccgaccatggccgacgagggcaACCCCTGCCCAGCCGAGGCCAGCCCTCATCGGCCACAGGCGAGGGTTGACCTCACCATAAATGGTGAAGGGGGCCTTGTCGACCATGGCCTGGCCACCGACCACAAGCTAAAAGTAAAgggaaacaaaataaatgaaaatttattaaaatgcCTATGTTAACACCGGTCGGGCAACATAGGACAACTTGTCATCAATTTCCTACCTAAATTGgttagatggattgaattggtctcaatgtgaaaaattttaaaaattaaattgttttaattgaaaattttatgactaaattagtatcaatgCAATGGGTTCGAGACTATTTTAGTGTTTTCCCCCATGTGGATTGCATTACgtttcaattatttttagttTGGTTTACTTCCGACTTGGGCTGATATTGAATTTGAGTTGCCGATTTCAAGTTACTTATTATACTGGTATTTCTTGATTGGGGTTGTTCTTGTTTATACTAGATCCAATTCagatctttgattttttttttttttttttatagtagaCTCCTAGAAAGGATCATTGTTTCCTTCTTTTAGATAGGGGACGTGAACATTTGTAGTGATTCCTCAGGGAGCTTCCTTGACAGCACAAGCAGAAATCCTAAGCCTCCTTCAAAAAATAGAGCACTACATATCTACAAAGCACGAACCCATCTTAATTGGGTTTACACAGTTTGAATTGATAAGGGCATTGAAGAGCGCAGATTGGTTGTCATGGTAGCAGCACGTGCTTATCACTTTTTGAAATGATCTCTTACTCTAATGTTTAGACATTCGGGTAGCTCATTGCTTTAGAAAGAGCTCATTGCTTTAGAAAGGCCAACATGGTCACTGATCAAATTGCAAAAACCTAAAGGAGAAAAGACTTATCACGAAACTAGGTTTCTCCCCCCAAGCCCTTTGAGATCTATAATGGATTGAAGGCCACTTGTTGAGCCCTCTGTTTTTTCTTAGTTTAATCAGTAATAACCTATATTTTTCCTCAAGCTAATTGCCGTTTTGAGTTACCATCCTTGGTTCGTGCATGGAGATTCTCATGCGATCTCACAATGTAATTGGCTCAATGAACGGATGATAACATCTTACATCGGTTTCACATGATTCTTGCGGAATGCGACTGTGGAGCTTGTCATCTTAGCAAACAACATATATCAGTAAGAGTGCGATGAAGTTGCATCATCTAATTAGCAAAGTAAATGAGTCATACGAGCTATATCCATGATTGCCAGGCCCATTCGGGCCTCTTTTGCATTGAAACACTTTCAGCCACACCTTGGGCCGCAGTACAATGAGCGCTCTCCTATATTAACTTTGCTGGAGCCTGCCATCTTGAGCAATGTCAAAGAGACGTAaaggggcaaaagaaaaaagaaaaggaattgcagACTGAGATGACATCAttgttgataaattttgatGTCACAAATGACCACGACTTTATGGTCCCCCTTATACAACAAATGAACATATCCCAAACAAGAGGACACTACAGATACATCAACAGACAGATCAAATGCCTCTTCAGAGTGTCACAAATGCAAACATTACAATTGAGGCGGCAGCAGCATCGTCATCATCACCTGTATGTCGCTTCCGGCGATGGGAAGAACCGTTTCGCTAGCCACTGGATTGGCCTGAGCAGCTGTGCCCTCTTCTTGCGCCAGAACCAGATGGCTGCATTGTATTGCTCATTGCGGATTTTGCGTGTGGCCGCCCTCCAGTCATACTTCTCCATCTCCTCTCGAGCAGCCTTACCGATGGTTTCTCTCAACTCGGAGTTCTGCAGAAGAGGCTCGAGTTTGCTCATGCAGTCATCTAGGTCCCCAGGACTGAAGAGGAAACTGGTTTTCCCATCCTGTTCCGGAGGGATGATGTCCGGGACCCCCCCAGCGCGAGCCGCCACCACAGGAATACCCGAGGACATGGCCTCCAGAACAACGAGGCCAAGTGTCTCGGATTCCGAAGGCATCATGAATACATCCCCACTTGCATACGCCTGGGATAGCTCTTCGCCTTGTAGCATCCCGGTGAATACTGCAGGCATCCCAGTGAACATCCTTTCCAGTTCCTCCCTGTCAAAAAGTAGCCAATATGTCTGTTAAAGGAATCAAGCAACTTATTTCCACCTACAATTAGGTGACATCGCAGGACAACTTGCTATAACTACTACATCAAGTCTCAAAAATGGCCATTTCCCCCATCAATGCAATGGCTTGGATAAGCCGCAACCATATCCAAGGAACTCTCTCTCAAAGAAGGAATAACAAAAATGGCAAGAGTATCACTCTTGAAATTCAGTTACCTGTACGGTCCATCACCAATGAAAGCAATCCGTGCATTGGGGAGCCTGTCCATCACGCTGCCAGATCACAGTAAAGAAATCTAAGGATTCAAAAACTACATGAAAAAGGAAGAGCAGGAACAGAGCTAGTTTCGACAAGAAAAAATGCCAAACAAATTTCACAAATCTACTCTTCTAAGGAAAGATGTTAAAGACGGTCCTTAAATATCTCGCAAATTTCTATCTTTTGACATCAATGTTAAATAGAACAAGAGAACCCTAAGGACTAGGTTTCCAGGTTAATATCCAGCATGATTTCCTGAGGTAATTTTTTTCCTACAAATGTAGTAAAACAATGAAGTACCTTTTTAGAAAATCCAAGCTCTTCTCAACCCCAAGTCTTCCAACATGAACTATCAATGGTTTCTCAGGTTCACCATTGCTGATCACAGACAGGCCAGAATGAGATACACACCAAACCAAATCACTGAAAGGCAAGGGGGGAAAACAAGTTCGAAAGCCTACCTCAGTCTATATCGCATTTCTTGAGAACGGAAACGAGGGTTAAAGCTTTCGGAATCAACACCCTTATTCCAAAGGCGGATCTTGTTTGCTGCATAATAGCATAGTCAGTCTATCATGCCATTGCATTGCAACATATGATTActttattttaacaaaagaaattaACCCGGTGCCTATCAACAAGCAGGCCTCGTCTCTAGGATTTTTCAAGCCCTCGCGAAGCGTTAATTTACTTTACCCACCTGTTGTGACTCTATAGGCTTGGAGTTCCTTCCCTAATGCAGCCGATGGCACCAAAGTCAGATCAGCTGCTCTGTGAAGAAATTCTACcgaggaaaaaggaaagcaagAATGTCACACACACaattagggaaaagaaaagcacCTAGAGATTCGTTTTAACAGGCATCCTTGGGATCTCACTTACTTATTATCAGCCACATGGGGTGCACCAGCCAACTGAACGTATACCTTGGTATGTAACTGCATGGTGAAAACAAGAGAAGAATCAAACTCTGGTCTTTTCCAGTGAAGAATAAAAGAACTAAGACGCATGATCATTTCATGTTCACTCTTGAAACATTAATCAAGATATATTGGAATATACTTAGAAGTTAGAAATAAATGCTATTATAGTGCAAACCttaggaaaaaggggaaaatcaaAGGGAAGTTTAACTTACACTGGGACATGAGTATGGTAAGACATAACTATGGGAACACACAACATTTTTGCAATGGCAAGCGCACCAAAAACCTGCAACATCGTGCATGAGTTATATCTTGAGGTTCTTCAATCTATGTGCCAACAAATCAACAAGGGCCAATCACTTACCATTATACCAGGTGAGGATGCATGGATTATGTCAGGCTTGAATTTCGCAACCTCCGAAATTATTCTAGGACTGAGGGCCAGGGAAAGAGGAACCTTCTGATACCACGGACAAGGAAAGCtgtaaagaaaagaacagacaCACAAGATACTTAGTTGGAGAAGAGACTGGAAATGGATAAAAGAGAACAAGACAGTatatcaaattcttcaaagcagGATGGCATAATAAAAGAATTCTATTTGGTGCACTTTTTCCAAATAACAGTAATACTATAGAGTAGCCAAAGGGACTTTTGCACAAAAGCCTGCTCACCAACATCTCCAATTCACAGGTTCTCCACATTGGATGGTGTTGAGAACCTGTAAAGTGGAGATGTTGGTCTTGAGCATTTATCAAACTAAATTTGACAATAGATAGAGATTTGCTGCTGTAGCCTTCTTTCTAGATTTGCAAGAACCAAAACTAAAGCAACAAAGAAGCACTGATGGAAATGGTATGTGTTACAGCATTGAAGTTCCTTTATCCaatttatcctctattaatTAGAGATGTtccaaattcctaaaaatttcttaaatgttCCTCCTCAGGATTATGAGACAACATACAATTAAAGAGTCTAGAGTGCTATCAATTTTAGCACTTTGAGCCTTCTATTTGATTGGTGAGGTGAATAACTCAGAGGTAGAGAAAAACCTAGACAATGCATTTCAGTAAAGGTTACAGATGATGACGAGGTATTTTAATGGTAGGAAATCATGTTAAGTTAGAAAACTTTAACAACCTCCGTGATCCGATCAACTTAGCTCCATAAAATTCATCAGGTACTCCTTCATGTGTAGTCACAACCATCACCTGCAAATTTAAGAAATATCTATCAGATAGGAAATTGAAGAAATAGCCAGAGACAAATTAAACCTTCACGAATACTACGAATCGCATGTTTAAAGAAGTGACAAGTTTTTCGTGTGAAAGAGGTCTCTTTGAAGAGGATTCTACATTCAACATTCAACTTCTTACATTCGTATTTCTTGTGGCTCTCATATTTTTACTTCTATCTAACTCAGAACACcttaaacctttcaaaatattcaaacatttaaatttttttcataattttctcaaaCTGGAAATGAGTTTTTCCATCTAcaaaatttgagggaaaagtgaTAACTACAGTAATAAGTAGTTTTCCTACACTTCCAAATTTACGCACACATGTAAATAACTGATGATAATTACTAAACCCCAAACCCAGCTGAAGCACCATCTAGTGCTGCCATCTCTTTTCAGCTAGCAATCCAGATTAGCATCGgttattcctttaatgtgatGCGACTATAGTTTTGCTGCCACTTGCAATCCCAGTAAACACATTTCGAATTTAGAACCGCATGAACTTACCTCATCTCCCATTTCACGCAAATACTTGATAAAATTCTGAAACCGATTTTTGTAGCCTGATACATATCTGTGAATGCAAAAACAAGAGAAGCATCCTCATGAGTGTCATTCTATTTGTACCTCATATATGCAACCCACGCCACAGCAAAGATATGTGAAGAGAAAGAGGCATCTATTTCTCCATCAACTAATGAGTCCATTCCAGAGTAATACTCAAAAAACCATAGTTATGCTTTACTGTGAAGGGAAATGAACCCAAAATCTTGGA harbors:
- the LOC104420932 gene encoding sulfoquinovosyl transferase SQD2 — its product is MSSSLSIPRTLSPHPSSFPPHIIIARPRSACCPSSSSSSSSSLSVRPARSGPPICLLPRPAAIKGPWSSSSSGSSRRKRRRRREVRVEMTISELRKEDEEEEERQRQRQRREEEEEEEGPPPLLDPESNSRPRRIALFVEPSPFAYVSGYKNRFQNFIKYLREMGDEVMVVTTHEGVPDEFYGAKLIGSRSFPCPWYQKVPLSLALSPRIISEVAKFKPDIIHASSPGIMVFGALAIAKMLCVPIVMSYHTHVPVYIPRYTFSWLVHPMWLIIKFLHRAADLTLVPSAALGKELQAYRVTTANKIRLWNKGVDSESFNPRFRSQEMRYRLSNGEPEKPLIVHVGRLGVEKSLDFLKSVMDRLPNARIAFIGDGPYREELERMFTGMPAVFTGMLQGEELSQAYASGDVFMMPSESETLGLVVLEAMSSGIPVVAARAGGVPDIIPPEQDGKTSFLFSPGDLDDCMSKLEPLLQNSELRETIGKAAREEMEKYDWRAATRKIRNEQYNAAIWFWRKKRAQLLRPIQWLAKRFFPSPEATYR